A segment of the Syntrophorhabdaceae bacterium genome:
TGATTAGTCTGCATAATCCGCGCTTACGGGTTCCGTCTGACGTCAGATAACACCAGGTGCCGTTGACCTGTCTCAGCCGGTCTGTTGTGGTTCGAGTGGACCGGGTCGAATTCCCGGATAGTCCCTGGTGCTTGCCTGTCCTGTTCATAGCGTCATCCCCCTGATGTCAACAATACGGTTGCTCCAGTTTGGCCGGCGCAGTGGGCGTTTGATATTCCTGCTGATGTGGGATATCTTGATAGGGACGATATTTTCAAGGGAGTGTATCAGGATCATATCAAAATATTCTTTGTTACCAGGGTAATAAAAAAGGACGGAGTGCGTATAGCGTCAATTTTATCGGATGCTATATAAAGCACAACATGGAGAAATGGGAGGTTCTATGGCATTTGGTGGTGTACAGCTGCCGCGCACTTTATTATGCGTGAACATTGATCATGTCGCCGCATTGAGAGAAGCCGGGGGAGGGAATGAACCGGACCTTCTTGAGGTTGCGGCAGTATGTAAGGACAGGGGATGCAACGGCATTTCGACTCACTTGCGTGAAGACAGGCGTCATGTGCAGGAGAGAGATGTCTTCGCGATAAAAGGCAGGATCATTGCGAAATTCTATCTCGAGATTGGTCTCTCGGATGAGATGATCGAGATCGCAAAAAAGGTAAGACCCGATCGGATCACGATCGTCCCTGAGAAAAGGGAAGAAACAACAGCAGAGGGTGGACTTGACCTTGGAAAACATATCTCAAAAATAAGGGATACTGTTGAATTGTTTCGTAATGAAGACATCCCGGTATCTCTCTTTCTCGAACCCGACATGGAAACAGTTGATATTTGTAAGGAATGCGGGGCGGATTATATCGAGATCAATACCGCGTCGTACTGTAACGCAGCACAAATAACCGAGGTTGAAGGAGAGATCGACAGGATATACAGAGCGGCGGATCATGCCGTAAAGCTCGGGCTGAAGGTCAACGCCGGACGGGGGCTGAATTACAGAAATGTTGTGCCTCTTCTACACGCCAGAGAGTTGTTGGAAGTGAATATCGGTCATTCAATAATTTCAAGATCAGTCTTTGTCGGCCTTGCGAAGGCAGTTGACGAAATGCTGGAGGTATTAGACTAGCAGTCGTAAAACCTGTTGTTATCGCTTTTAAAAATTATTGAAATCGGTAAACTGCTGTGCTATAAAAAGAAAAGGTATTAAGAAAAGGGGGTAACATATGAAAAAAGTTGCAATATTTATTATGCTCGCTGCCTTTTCGTGTGGTCTTCTCGCGCTTCCCGTCTTTGCGGGAGACGATATTGAGAGGCCTTCCTATAAGGGGACAGGAAAGGGTGAGGCAATGCTCTTCGACCTCATACTCCTGAGGCCCATTGGGCTTGCCAGTGTTACTGTCGGTTTTGCAGCTACCTTTGTTGCCTTTCCCTTTTCTATAATGGCGAACAACACCAGAGAGGTTGGTGACGCCATGCTTGGCGAGACGATGAACTACACCTTTGTGAGGCCTCTCGGTGAAGTTTTTGAGCCGGCAGCGATGTTGGACCGCTAGAATGGCCGCCCTGGACGGCAGCCGTGCCTTGTCCTGAGATATCGCCCTGGGGTACAGGACCAACAGATGAAGTCTCTCGTGCCGTATTCAGCCCCAGCCTCCCCTGAACATTGAAGTTTAAGAAATTGACGTGATTAACGATAACCATAGTTACCGGCGCTCAGGCGCCGTCATCATCCAAGGAGACAACCTATGAGCGAAACCTCCGATGCGAGAACGAACAAAGGAGGCGACCGGATCACGAACGATTTTCGGAAGATCCTGACAAACCAGCTTACGTATTCCCTTTCAAAGGACATGTATTCGGCAACGCAACGAGACAAGTACACGGCAACGGCTTTATCGGTAAGGGCCCGGATCGTCAAGGATTGGATCGATTGCCAGCAGAGCTACTACAAGATGGATGCCAAGCGCCTCTATTACCTTTCTCTTGAGTTTCTCATGGGGAGGCTGCTCAGGAACTACCTTATCAACATCGACCTCTTGGATGAATACCGTGAAGCAATGGACGTGTTTGCTGTCAAGCTGGAAGACACCTTCGAGTGTGAGTGGGATGCCGCTCTCGGCAACGGCGGCCTTGGCAGGCTCGCCGCCTGCTTCATGGATTCCATGGCGACGCTGAATTATCCCTGCTATGGTTACGGGATCAGGTACGAGTACGGCATCTTCACCCAGAGGATTGTTGACGGCTATCAGGCGGAGGCGCCCGACAACTGGCTGCGCTATGGCAACCCCTGGGAATTCCCGAGACCGGAGCTGATATACCCCGTTCGGTTTTACGGCAGGGTGGATAAACATTCGGCAAAGACGGAGTGGGTTGACACAAGCGAGATCCTCGCAATGGCTTACGATTATCCTGTTCCCGGTTTCAAGACGAACACGGTGAATACACTGCGCCTCTGGGCGGCGAAATCGACGCGCGATTTTGACTTCGATTACTTCAACAGCGGGGACTACGTAAAAGCTGTCGAGAACAAGAACAATAGCGAGAATATTTCAAAGGTCCTCTATCCCAACGACCTGTCCCTGGCGGGCAAGGAACTCAGGCTGAAGCAACAGTATTTCTTCGTGGCCGCCACCCTTGCCGACATCTTCAGAAGGTTCAGAAAGGCATACAAAAATCTCAACATGCTGCCAGGCAAGGTTGCCATCCAGCTTAATGATACACACCCCTCTATTGCGATCGCGGAGATGATGAGGATCCTCATCGACGATGAAGGGCTTCCCTGGGATATTGCCAGTAAACTGACGCGGGAAACCATCGCATATACGAACCACACCATCCTTCCCGAGGCACTCGAGACATGGTCGGAAGACCTCATCGGGCATCTGCTTCCCCGTCATCTTCAGATCATCGAGGAGATGGACAGAAAATTTCACATTCAGGTGGCACGCCGCTTCCCCGAAGATTTCGACAAGGCCCGGCAAATGGCCATCATCACCGGTGAGGAGGGGAAGGTGATCAATATGGCCCGGCTCGCCATCGTCGGCAGCCATGCGGTGAACGGGGTCTCGGGTCTCCACAGCGAACTCCTGAAAAGTCGTGTTTTCAATGACTTTTACCTGATGTATCCCGAAAGGTTCCAGAACGTGACGAACGGCATAACCCACAGGCGATGGCTCATGAGCGCAAACCCCGGACTTTCCGCTCTTATCACGGAAGCGATCGGTGATGGATGGACCAGGGATCTTAACGAATTGAAAAGGCTCGAGCCCATGACGGAAGACGCTGCTTTCAAAGACCGCTTCGTCACCGTCAAGAGGGAGAACAAGCTTCGCCTCCGTGCAGCCCTGGAAAGGGTTTTCAACTGCACCTTCGAAACGGATTTTCTCCTTGATTGCCAGGTAAAGAGGTTCCACGAATACAAGAGGCAACTGCTCAATGTTTTCCACGTCATCACCCTCTACAACCGTCTCAGGGAAGGAAGGGTTCCCGACGGATTTGTTCCGAGAGTAGTCCTGTTCTCGGGAAAATCGGCGCCGGGGTATCTCATGTGCAAGCTTATCATCAAGCTCATACACAACGTTTCAGAGATTGTCGGCGCCCATCCTCTGGTCAAGGACAAGCTTCAGGTGGTTTTCGTGCCCAACTACGGTGTCACTATCGCCGAGGTCACCATGCCGGCGGCAGACCTGTCGGAGCAGATATCGACGGCAGGTTTCGAGGCCTCCGGGACAGGGAACATGAAATTCGCCCTCAACGGTGCCCTTACCATCGGCACATACGATGGAGCCAATATCGAGATCAGGGAGGAGGTGGGGGAGGATAATTTCTTCCTTTTCGGACACAGGGCCGAGGAGATCTTCGAATTAAGGAAACAGTACGACCCGAGAAAATATATCGAAGAGAACAAGGAACTCGCCCAGGTGATCCAGCAGCTTCAATCGGGGTTCTTCTCACCCGAGGACCCGGGGCTGTTCCAGCCCATCGTCCAGTTCCTTATGGACGGCGACCGCTACTGTGTTCTTGCCGATTATTCCCTTTACATCGCATGCCAGGAGGGAGTGACCCGCGCATACGCGGACAAGGACCAGTGGACGCGCATGGCGATCCTCAATACGGCCCGGTCAGGCAAGTTTTCCAGCGACCGCGCCATCCATGAATATGCCCGGAATATATGGAAAATATCCCCCGTCGTACGGTAAGAGGCAGTATCTTAAATGGCGCTTGACTTGATTCCTGACGGTGTGTTACTCATTTTCAGGTAATTTATTCCACTTCTGAACATAACGGGATGGTTATTATGGAACGATATCCGTATATCTTTCAGCCGGGGGCTATCGGCAAACTGACGACGAAGAACAGGATCAAATACGCGGCCACAGAGACGAATTTTCCCTACGGCGACGGCTATGTGAGCGACCGCGAGGTTGCCTACATGGAGGCCCAGGCAAAGGGTGGAGCTGGAATAGTCACAACCCAGGGTGCTTATCCGGACAAGAAGGGAGAGGGCAAAGGCTTCAAGGGGATGATGTCCATCAACGACGACAGGTACATCCCCGGCCTTGCACGCATTGCCGATGTGATCCGTGCCAACGGGGCCCTTTCAAGCATACAGATACTCCATTGCGGCAGGGAGGGGGGAATTGAGCTGGATTACTGCCTCATGCCATCTGTCGTTCCCCAAAAGTTGTCCTATTTCAAACCTCCCCGCGAGATCACAAAGGAAGAGATCGGTCAGGCCGTGAGAGACCATGCGGACGCTGCCCGACGGGCCAAGCAGGCTGGTTTCGACATGATAGAGCTCTCCGGGATCGTCGGTTATCTCATCTCCACCTTCATATCGCGCTACACCAATAAACGGACGGACGAATACGGAGGGGACCTCAAGGCGCGGTGCCGGTTGATGGTCGAGGTCATAGGGAGCGTGAAGGCCGAGGTGGGCGACATGCCTGTCGGCATCCGGCTGTGCGGCCACGAACTGCTCGATGACCGGGGCGGCAACACCTTCGAGGAGAGCATTGAAAGCTTCAGGATAGCGCAGGAGGCCGGGGCGGATTACCTGAGCGTCACCGTAGGGTGGCACGAATCTTCCCGGTCGGTGATTACCAGGGACGTTCCGATGGGCCACTGGCTCTATATCGGGGAGGCCGTCAAAAAGGCCGTCGACGTGCCCGTCATGATGGCTTTTCGGCAGTTTCTCCCGCACATCCCCGAGAAGGCGATCTCGGATGGACAGATAGACTTCGTGGAGATGTGCCGTCCCATGATAGCCGACCCCGAGTTTCCCAGGAAGATACGGGAGGGAAGGGAGAAGGAGATCGTTCCCTGCATCGCCTGCAATGTTTGCTTTTCACGACTTTACTATCACGAGCCCATCATGTGTTCAGTCCGTCCCACCCTGGGGCATGAAGGCGAAGAGGACTGGGGATATTATGGA
Coding sequences within it:
- a CDS encoding pyridoxine 5'-phosphate synthase produces the protein MAFGGVQLPRTLLCVNIDHVAALREAGGGNEPDLLEVAAVCKDRGCNGISTHLREDRRHVQERDVFAIKGRIIAKFYLEIGLSDEMIEIAKKVRPDRITIVPEKREETTAEGGLDLGKHISKIRDTVELFRNEDIPVSLFLEPDMETVDICKECGADYIEINTASYCNAAQITEVEGEIDRIYRAADHAVKLGLKVNAGRGLNYRNVVPLLHARELLEVNIGHSIISRSVFVGLAKAVDEMLEVLD
- a CDS encoding FAD-dependent oxidoreductase, translating into MERYPYIFQPGAIGKLTTKNRIKYAATETNFPYGDGYVSDREVAYMEAQAKGGAGIVTTQGAYPDKKGEGKGFKGMMSINDDRYIPGLARIADVIRANGALSSIQILHCGREGGIELDYCLMPSVVPQKLSYFKPPREITKEEIGQAVRDHADAARRAKQAGFDMIELSGIVGYLISTFISRYTNKRTDEYGGDLKARCRLMVEVIGSVKAEVGDMPVGIRLCGHELLDDRGGNTFEESIESFRIAQEAGADYLSVTVGWHESSRSVITRDVPMGHWLYIGEAVKKAVDVPVMMAFRQFLPHIPEKAISDGQIDFVEMCRPMIADPEFPRKIREGREKEIVPCIACNVCFSRLYYHEPIMCSVRPTLGHEGEEDWGYYGPRPAGKKKRVLVIGGGPAGLQCAEVAARKGHDVTLFEKSDTLGGNVLIASRVDAGAVELMRPVETLEQLCRKAGVTIKLGVECHPAMVRQTPHDILVVATGPTMKGLSQGVLTPMNVMAEGVGTGKRVVIIGGRGVGLGVAVYLLRQGDHEITVIDEGTKPGRDVNPFYFWQYMALMKKRKVNFMTRSKVVAVEKGFVRTQGPSGEMTVETDSVIMTLFYPEENTWRETAQNLAGQTYFIGDARKPRRLINAIHDGYRLGMVL
- a CDS encoding glycogen/starch/alpha-glucan phosphorylase, which produces MSETSDARTNKGGDRITNDFRKILTNQLTYSLSKDMYSATQRDKYTATALSVRARIVKDWIDCQQSYYKMDAKRLYYLSLEFLMGRLLRNYLINIDLLDEYREAMDVFAVKLEDTFECEWDAALGNGGLGRLAACFMDSMATLNYPCYGYGIRYEYGIFTQRIVDGYQAEAPDNWLRYGNPWEFPRPELIYPVRFYGRVDKHSAKTEWVDTSEILAMAYDYPVPGFKTNTVNTLRLWAAKSTRDFDFDYFNSGDYVKAVENKNNSENISKVLYPNDLSLAGKELRLKQQYFFVAATLADIFRRFRKAYKNLNMLPGKVAIQLNDTHPSIAIAEMMRILIDDEGLPWDIASKLTRETIAYTNHTILPEALETWSEDLIGHLLPRHLQIIEEMDRKFHIQVARRFPEDFDKARQMAIITGEEGKVINMARLAIVGSHAVNGVSGLHSELLKSRVFNDFYLMYPERFQNVTNGITHRRWLMSANPGLSALITEAIGDGWTRDLNELKRLEPMTEDAAFKDRFVTVKRENKLRLRAALERVFNCTFETDFLLDCQVKRFHEYKRQLLNVFHVITLYNRLREGRVPDGFVPRVVLFSGKSAPGYLMCKLIIKLIHNVSEIVGAHPLVKDKLQVVFVPNYGVTIAEVTMPAADLSEQISTAGFEASGTGNMKFALNGALTIGTYDGANIEIREEVGEDNFFLFGHRAEEIFELRKQYDPRKYIEENKELAQVIQQLQSGFFSPEDPGLFQPIVQFLMDGDRYCVLADYSLYIACQEGVTRAYADKDQWTRMAILNTARSGKFSSDRAIHEYARNIWKISPVVR